The proteins below are encoded in one region of Asticcacaulis excentricus CB 48:
- the acnA gene encoding aconitate hydratase AcnA, producing the protein MSLDSFISKAELTVGEHTYTYFDLKAAEANGLPNITRLPASLKVLLENLLRNEDGVSVTKADIQALANWIDNKGSVEHEIAFRPARVLMQDFTGVPAVVDLAAMRDAMVKLGADPAKINPLNPVDLVIDHSVMVDYFGTADAAKKNVDREYERNMERYNFLRWGSSAFNNFRVVPPGTGICHQVNLEYLAQTVWTSVAGGGDVAYPDTVVGTDSHTTMVNGLSVLGWGVGGIEAEAAMLGQPIPMLIPEVIGFKLTGKLPEGATATDLVLTITQMLRKKGVVGKFVEYFGEGLTTLSLEDQATIANMAPEYGATCGFFPVSQATIDYLTATNREPARVALVEAYAKQQGLWLDPENDPVFTDTLELDLGGVLPSLAGPKRPQDRVLLSDAASEFAKALSGEFNKAGDETRSAAVAGTDYSVKHGDVVIAAITSCTNTSNPSVLIAAGLVARKAKTLGLSVKPWVKTSLAPGSQVVTDYLNAAGLTADLDALGFNLTGYGCTTCIGNSGPLPEAISAAINEADLVACSVLSGNRNFEGRVNPDVRANYLASPPLVVAYALAGSLNVNLSTDALGTGSNGEPVYLKDIWPTNAEIAEIQRANVTHDKFSARYADVFKGDEHWQAISVSGGQTYQWDATSTYVANPPYFEGMTMTPEKVTDIVEARVLGIFGDSITTDHISPAGSIKKTSPAGQWLTDHDVPVSEFNSYGARRGHHEVMMRGTFANIRIRNKITPDIEGGVTKHFPSGDVMAIYDAAMRYKAEGRSMVIFAGKEYGTGSSRDWAAKGTKLQGVRAVIAESFERIHRSNLVGMGVLPLQFKIDGWQKLGLTGEEIVTIRGLETVQPRQELIVELFRASDGKVARFPVRCRIDTPTELEYFKNGGVMPYVLRNLARG; encoded by the coding sequence ATGTCCCTCGACAGCTTTATTTCTAAGGCCGAACTTACCGTCGGCGAACACACCTACACCTATTTTGACCTTAAGGCTGCCGAAGCCAACGGCCTTCCCAACATCACGCGACTGCCCGCCTCGCTGAAGGTGCTGCTGGAAAACCTGCTGCGCAACGAAGACGGCGTGTCGGTGACCAAGGCGGATATTCAGGCACTGGCCAACTGGATCGACAATAAGGGCTCAGTTGAACACGAGATCGCCTTCCGCCCGGCGCGCGTCCTGATGCAGGACTTCACCGGCGTTCCCGCCGTCGTGGACCTGGCGGCCATGCGCGACGCCATGGTCAAGCTGGGGGCCGATCCGGCCAAGATCAATCCGCTCAACCCGGTGGACCTCGTCATCGACCACTCGGTCATGGTCGATTATTTCGGCACGGCGGATGCGGCCAAAAAGAATGTGGACCGCGAATATGAGCGCAATATGGAACGCTATAACTTCCTGCGCTGGGGCTCGTCGGCCTTTAACAATTTCCGCGTGGTGCCGCCGGGTACCGGCATCTGCCATCAGGTCAATTTGGAATACCTGGCGCAGACCGTTTGGACGAGCGTCGCGGGCGGCGGCGACGTCGCCTATCCGGACACGGTGGTCGGCACCGATTCACACACCACCATGGTCAACGGCCTGAGCGTGCTCGGCTGGGGCGTTGGCGGCATCGAGGCCGAAGCCGCTATGCTGGGCCAGCCGATCCCCATGCTGATCCCCGAAGTGATCGGTTTCAAGCTGACCGGCAAGCTGCCGGAAGGCGCCACCGCCACCGACCTCGTCCTGACCATCACCCAGATGCTGCGCAAAAAGGGCGTGGTTGGCAAGTTCGTCGAGTATTTCGGCGAAGGCCTGACCACCCTGTCGCTGGAAGATCAGGCGACCATCGCCAATATGGCTCCGGAATATGGCGCGACCTGCGGCTTCTTCCCGGTGTCTCAGGCCACCATCGACTACCTGACGGCCACCAATCGTGAGCCCGCCCGCGTTGCGCTGGTTGAAGCTTATGCCAAGCAGCAGGGCCTGTGGCTCGATCCGGAAAACGATCCGGTCTTCACCGATACGCTGGAGCTTGACCTCGGTGGCGTGCTGCCGTCGCTGGCCGGTCCCAAGCGCCCGCAGGACCGCGTGCTGCTGAGCGACGCGGCATCGGAATTTGCCAAGGCCTTGAGCGGTGAGTTCAACAAGGCTGGTGACGAAACCCGCTCTGCCGCCGTCGCCGGCACCGACTACAGCGTCAAGCACGGCGATGTGGTGATTGCCGCCATCACCTCGTGCACCAACACCTCCAACCCGTCGGTGCTGATCGCCGCCGGTCTGGTGGCGCGTAAGGCCAAAACGCTGGGCCTCAGCGTCAAGCCGTGGGTCAAGACCTCGCTCGCCCCCGGTTCGCAGGTGGTCACCGACTATCTCAATGCCGCAGGCCTGACCGCCGATCTCGATGCCCTGGGCTTCAACCTGACCGGCTATGGCTGCACCACCTGCATCGGCAATTCCGGCCCGCTGCCCGAAGCCATTTCGGCGGCCATCAACGAAGCCGACCTCGTCGCCTGTTCGGTCCTGTCTGGCAACCGCAACTTCGAAGGCCGTGTGAACCCCGACGTGCGCGCCAACTATCTGGCCTCACCGCCGCTGGTCGTCGCCTATGCGCTGGCCGGGTCGCTGAATGTCAACCTCTCGACCGACGCTCTGGGCACCGGCAGCAATGGTGAGCCGGTCTATCTCAAGGACATCTGGCCCACTAACGCCGAGATTGCCGAGATTCAGCGCGCCAACGTCACCCATGACAAGTTCAGCGCCCGCTACGCCGACGTCTTCAAGGGCGACGAACACTGGCAGGCCATCTCCGTGTCGGGCGGTCAGACCTATCAGTGGGACGCCACCTCGACCTACGTAGCCAACCCGCCCTATTTCGAGGGCATGACCATGACCCCGGAAAAGGTCACCGACATCGTCGAAGCCCGCGTGCTCGGCATCTTCGGCGACTCGATCACCACCGACCACATTTCGCCGGCCGGCTCGATCAAGAAGACCTCGCCCGCCGGTCAGTGGCTGACCGACCACGACGTGCCGGTGTCGGAGTTCAACTCCTACGGCGCGCGTCGCGGCCACCACGAAGTCATGATGCGCGGCACCTTCGCCAATATCCGCATCCGCAACAAGATCACGCCGGACATCGAAGGCGGGGTGACCAAACACTTCCCGTCGGGCGACGTTATGGCCATCTATGACGCGGCCATGCGCTACAAGGCCGAAGGCCGCAGCATGGTCATCTTCGCGGGCAAGGAATACGGCACCGGCTCATCGCGCGACTGGGCGGCCAAGGGCACCAAGCTTCAGGGCGTGCGCGCCGTCATCGCCGAGTCGTTCGAGCGTATCCACCGCTCCAACCTGGTCGGCATGGGCGTCCTGCCCTTGCAGTTCAAGATCGACGGCTGGCAGAAGCTGGGCCTGACGGGTGAGGAAATCGTCACCATTCGCGGCCTCGAAACCGTCCAGCCGCGTCAGGAACTGATCGTCGAGCTGTTCCGCGCTTCGGACGGCAAGGTGGCCCGCTTCCCGGTCCGCTGCCGCATCGACACCCCGACCGAGCTTGAATATTTCAAAAACGGCGGCGTCATGCCCTACGTGCTGCGCAATCTGGCCCGTGGCTAG
- a CDS encoding GIY-YIG nuclease family protein, with protein MDSHEKKAAIAAYKERKAIRGVYAVICKATGETWVGASRNLEAQQNGLWFTLRLGSHRHASLQAAWNAHGETEFRYEALDRVPEDYSDMAHKDDLKRRKDLWQQQLQAEGLL; from the coding sequence ATGGACAGCCATGAAAAGAAGGCGGCCATAGCGGCTTATAAAGAGCGGAAGGCGATACGCGGGGTCTATGCGGTGATCTGCAAGGCCACGGGCGAGACGTGGGTGGGGGCCAGCCGCAATCTGGAGGCACAGCAGAACGGTCTGTGGTTCACGCTGCGACTGGGCAGTCACCGTCACGCCAGCCTGCAAGCCGCGTGGAACGCGCATGGCGAGACCGAGTTTCGCTATGAAGCGCTGGATCGCGTGCCGGAAGACTATTCTGACATGGCGCACAAAGACGATCTGAAACGCCGCAAAGACCTGTGGCAGCAGCAGTTGCAGGCGGAGGGGCTGCTCTAA
- a CDS encoding DUF2239 family protein encodes MTSEPLYAVFQAARRLIVGTPAEAALAAHKALEVQPDTPVIVFDRATGAVVDLDLRGDEAAIQARYAPTPEVSPEIAPETVKRGRPKLGVVPREVTLLPRHWEWLGQQPGGASVTLRKLIDAARKGGPDPKARLNAAYRVMVTLAGDREGFEEASRALFAGDRDALRQRLAVWPADIGKEVLACLAIDLTST; translated from the coding sequence ATGACGTCCGAACCTCTCTATGCCGTGTTTCAAGCGGCTCGCCGCCTGATCGTCGGTACACCCGCCGAAGCCGCACTGGCCGCCCACAAAGCCCTTGAGGTGCAGCCCGACACCCCCGTTATCGTCTTTGATCGCGCGACGGGTGCGGTGGTTGATCTTGACCTGCGCGGCGACGAAGCGGCCATTCAGGCGCGCTACGCCCCCACGCCTGAAGTTTCGCCTGAAATTGCCCCTGAAACCGTCAAACGCGGGCGGCCAAAGCTCGGGGTCGTGCCGCGCGAAGTCACGCTTCTGCCGCGCCATTGGGAGTGGCTGGGGCAGCAGCCGGGCGGCGCGTCAGTGACCCTGCGCAAGCTGATTGACGCCGCGCGCAAAGGCGGCCCGGACCCAAAGGCGCGCCTCAATGCCGCCTATCGGGTGATGGTCACTCTGGCGGGAGACCGCGAAGGGTTCGAAGAGGCGTCGCGCGCCCTATTTGCCGGGGATCGCGACGCGCTTCGTCAGCGCCTTGCCGTCTGGCCTGCCGATATTGGCAAGGAGGTTCTGGCCTGCCTCGCAATTGACCTGACCAGCACCTGA